In Onychostoma macrolepis isolate SWU-2019 chromosome 14, ASM1243209v1, whole genome shotgun sequence, a single window of DNA contains:
- the klb gene encoding beta-klotho isoform X2: MFAVSSVCVSLVLILWGTSENVQGKESKLWLQPLNETFLQSGVFPGGFLWGVGSAAFPTEGSWDADGKGESVWDRFTRHTDPSSDSYIQWEEDLKSVQYLGVNFYAFSLSWTRIFPDGNAAANPNPAGVKHYRRLIGKLKELHVEPVVTLFHWDFPQVLQERFGGWLNRSMADVFTDYATFCFRTFGAEVRYWITMHNPFLLAIQGYGTGAHAPGVTGDPADPFIAAHNLLRAHAKAWHVYDKHFRRHQHGNVSITLGSHWVEPPSGHATPTNLELCQKAMEAVIGWFAEPIYGSGDYPESLKASHRGVIPEFSAQEQLWIKGTADFFSLAFEHETLKVGQGLAQFGQTVKLDLRSVLVWVQQTYGDPQLLLAESSWFSDASVGVEDTKAIYMMKWFIMQVMQAVSVDGVRVFGYTAWTLLDGFEWNHGYSIRRGLFYIDFSEPERRRLPKTSAHFYRRLVRDNGFPPENMPHIEGRFPCDFQFGVSESVLQVHLRPFSPQFIDPQLYRWNLSGDGALSPVAGVLLHTRPAQCTDFLFIQRHLFLLGVTGSAHYRFALDWTQLSPGGDPEKVRFYRCVLMELQRRGIRPVVTLYHPSYRSPSLGLPEALHANGGWRNASTVEAFISYAAFCFHEFGALVSKWITVNEPNRLMEAYTEDRKTVVRHLLLAHAKAWHIYDERFRRKQGGAVSLALHADWVEPANPFLESHKSAQQQFLDFEVGRFLDPLIGGGNEGHGSALIGFSDDERAELKGALDFVALNHFTTRLVLPWENAKPHGKRKEHGCALMTDITWPVSHLSQALVPWGLRRMLGWVRDRYGDRLPIIVTATGVVDQAVHDDQLRQRYITSYLQEALKARELDGVNLRGFYIWMLQDHHDLQFGLFSSAAHHSRPKASVSLYRDIITHRGFPSATDLRPLTCRDADNGTSCELCTRIAKNKPLLFFSICLSISASMLCALVIISVVRKRRRTPINVGPQRLRVQQRFPMMKVAHRTGLMCN, encoded by the exons ATGTTTGCTGTCTCGTCTGTGTGCGTCTCTTTAGTGCTGATTTTATGGGGAACGTCTGAGAATGTCCAGGGAAAAGAATCTAAGCTGTGGCTTCAGCCGCTAAATGAGACGTTCCTGCAGAGCGGAGTGTTTCCCGGCGGGTTTCTGTGGGGCGTTGGGTCCGCGGCGTTCCCGACTGAAGGATCCTGGGATGCGGATGGTAAGGGCGAGTCGGTTTGGGATCGCTTTACTCGTCATACGGATCCGTCCAGCGACAGCTACATCCAATGGGAGGAGGATCTGAAGTCAGTTCAGTATCTAGGTGTGAACTTCTATGCTTTTTCTTTATCCTGGACACGGATTTTCCCGGATGGAAACGCAGCAGCGAATCCCAACCCGGCCGGAGTAAAGCATTACCGGCGTTTGATTGGGAAGTTAAAGGAACTTCATGTGGAGCCGGTCGTGACTCTGTTTCACTGGGATTTTCCGCAGGTCTTGCAGGAGCGGTTTGGAGGATGGCTCAACCGAAGCATGGCGGACGTTTTCACCGATTACGCCACGTTTTGTTTCCGAACGTTCGGTGCCGAGGTTCGCTACTGGATTACGATGCATAACCCGTTTCTCCTGGCCATCCAGGGCTATGGGACCGGCGCTCACGCTCCCGGAGTGACCGGAGACCCTGCTGACCCCTTCATCGCCGCACACAACCTCCTCAGG GCTCATGCGAAAGCGTGGCACGTTTACGATAAACACTTCCGCCGCCATCAGCACGGTAACGTCTCCATCACGCTCGGCTCTCATTGGGTGGAGCCTCCTTCTGGCCATGCCACACCCACCAATCTAGAGCTCTGTCAGAAGGCCATGGAGGCTGTGATTGGCTGGTTCGCCGAGCCCATCTACGGAAGTGGAGATTACCCCGAGTCACTGAAGGCTTCGCACCGCGGTGTAATCCCAGAGTTCAGTGCTCAGGAGCAGCTCTGGATCAAGGGCACTGCAGACTTCTTCTCTCTGGCCTTCGAGCACGAGACACTGAAGGTGGGCCAAGGCCTGGCACAGTTTGGGCAGACGGTGAAGCTGGACCTGAGGAGTGTTCTGGTCTGGGTCCAGCAGACCTACGGAGATCCACAGCTGCTGCTGGCAGAGAGCAGCTGGTTCTCTGACGCTTCGGTCGGAGTCGAGGACACTAAGGCCATTTATATGATGAAGTGGTTCATCATGCAAGTCATGCAAG CTGTTTCTGTAGACGGAGTGCGTGTGTTTGGATACACGGCCTGGACTCTGCTGGATGGGTTCGAGTGGAATCACGGTTACAGCATACGGAGAGGATTATTCTACATAGACTTCAGCGAACCTGAGCGCCGCAGACTCCCGAAAACCAGCGCTCACTTCTACAGACGACTGGTCAGAGACAACGGCTTCCCCCCTGAAAACATGCCGCACATCGAGGGCCGATTCCCCTGTGACTTCCAGTTCGGTGTGTCCGAGTCAGTGTTACAG GTGCATCTGCGTCCGTTCTCTCCACAATTCATCGATCCGCAGCTATACCGCTGGAACCTGTCGGGTGACGGCGCTCTCTCGCCCGTGGCGGGCGTCCTGCTCCACACGCGGCCGGCACAGTGCACCGACTTCCTGTTCATCCAGCGGCACCTCTTCCTGCTGGGGGTCACGGGGTCAGCGCACTACCGCTTCGCCCTGGACTGGACGCAGCTCTCGCCCGGCGGTGACCCGGAGAAGGTCCGCTTCTACCGCTGTGTGCTGATGGAGCTCCAGCGCAGAGGGATCCGGCCGGTTGTGACGCTCTATCATCCCAGCTACCGCTCGCCCTCGCTGGGTTTGCCCGAAGCTCTGCATGCTAACGGCGGATGGAGGAACGCTAGCACTGTGGAGGCGTTCATCAGCTACGCTGCATTCTGCTTTCATGAATTTGGAGCCTTGGTGTCGAAGTGGATCACCGTTAACGAGCCGAACCGGTTAATGGAAGCGTACACAGAAGACCGGAAAACTGTTGTGCGTCACTTGCTATTAGCGCATGCGAAAGCGTGGCATATTTACGACGAACGGTTTCGACGGAAACAGGGCGGGGCTGTTAGTTTGGCTCTCCATGCTGATTGGGTGGAACCGGCCAATCCGTTTTTAGAATCTCACAAATCCGCCCAGCAACAGTTTTTGGATTTCGAAGTGGGGCGTTTTCTTGACCCTCTGATTGGAGGAGGGAATGAGGGGCATGGCAGCGCTCTGATTGGCTTCTCTGATGATGAGAGGGCGGAGCTTAAAGGGGCGCTGGATTTCGTGGCTCTCAATCACTTCACAACGCGTTTGGTGTTGCCATGGGAAAACGCAAAGCCGCACGGAAAACGCAAAGAGCACGGCTGTGCGCTGATGACGGACATCACCTGGCCTGTGTCGCACCTGAGTCAGGCGCTCGTGCCCTGGGGCCTCCGCAGGATGCTGGGATGGGTGAGGGATCGCTATGGCGACCGCCTCCCCATCATCGTTACGGCGACAGGAGTGGTCGATCAAGCGGTTCATGATGACCAGCTGAGACAGAGATATATCACGAGCTACCTGCAGGAGGCGCTGAAAG CTCGTGAGTTGGACGGCGTCAATCTGAGAGGGTTTTATATCTGGATGCTTCAGGACCATCATGATCTTCAGTTCGGTCTCTTCAGCTCCGCCGCTCATCACTCTCGACCCAAAGCGTCCGTCAGCCTGTACCGCGACATCATCACCCACCGCGGCTTTCCGTCTGCCACTGACCTGCGACCTTTGACCTGCCGGGACGCAGACAACGGGACGAGCTGCGAACTCTGCACACGCATCGCAAAGAACAAACCGCTGCTGTTCTTCAGCATCTGCTTGTCCATCAGCGCCTCCATGCTCTGCGCACTCGTCATCATCTCTGtggtgaggaagaggaggagaacgCCGATTAACGTCGGGCCGCAGAGACTCAGAGTCCAGCAGAGGTTCCCCATGATGAAGGTGGCACACAGAACAGGGCTCATGTGCAATTAA